In the genome of Mytilus edulis chromosome 3, xbMytEdul2.2, whole genome shotgun sequence, one region contains:
- the LOC139516453 gene encoding uncharacterized protein, whose translation MPKRPNPFGDASPLQMKTHVGTKEINLMGMDGDKNMKTVYEKTKQLLFTGAQKQLDDINIDANDNCASIPNQNVSGQMCLDNTGHIVAPSVPSVQPPTPTDDDNDEDGMDVDAVLVDANSNKKISDFFTVKNIAEQRQKDIPQKPSL comes from the exons ATGCCTAAAAGACCAAATCCGTTTGGAGATGCCTCTCCACTCCAAATGAAGACTCATGTTGGAACGAAGGAAATAAATCTGATGGGCATGGACGGAGACAAGAACATGAAAACTGTTTATG aaaagACCAAGCAGCTGTTGTTTACAGGAGCTCAGAAACAATTGGATGATATCAATATAGATGCTAATGACAACTGTGCTTCGATCCCAAACCAAAATGTTTCAGGACAAATGTGCTTAGACAATACTGGACATATAGTTGCCCCATCAGTACCCTCTGTACAGCCTCCCACACCAactgatgatgataatgatgaggATGGTATGGATGTTGATGCTGTTCTTGTAGATGCAAActcaaataagaaaatatcagATTTTTTCACTGTCAAAA atATTGCCGAACAAAGACAAAAAGATATTCCACAGAAACCATCA TTATGA
- the LOC139515241 gene encoding golgin subfamily A member 6-like protein 7 — translation MANRTKSNKGLQENEQNKGLQKDEQNKGLQEDEQNKGLQENEQNKGLQENEQNKGLQEDELNKGLQKDEQNKRLQEDEQNKGLQENEQNKGLQEDELNKGLQKDEQNMWDEQNKGLQKDEQNKGLQEDEQNKGLQENEQNKGLQEDELNKGLQKDEQNMWDEQNKGLQKDKQNKGLQEDELNKGLQENELNKGLQEDELNKGLPEDEQNKGLQEDEQNKGLQEDEQNKGYTMVNRTKQGHMINRTKDLR, via the exons ATGGCGAACAGAACAAAGAGT AACAAAGGACTGCAAGAGAATGAACAGAACAAAGGACTGCAAAAGGATGAACAGAACAAAGGACTGCAAGAGGATGAACAGAACAAAGGACTGCAAGAGAATGAACAGAACAAAGGACTTCAAGAGAATGAACAGAACAAAGGACTGCAAGAGGATGAACTGAACAAAGGACTGCAAAAGGATGAACAGAACAAAAGACTGCAAGAGGATGAACAGAACAAAGGACTGCAAGAGAATGAACAGAACAAAGGACTGCAAGAGGATGAACTGAACAAAGGACTGCAAAAGGATGAACAGAACATGTGG GATGAACAGAACAAAGGACTGCAAAAGGATGAACAGAACAAAGGACTGCAAGAGGATGAACAGAACAAAGGACTGCAAGAGAATGAACAGAACAAAGGACTGCAAGAGGATGAACTGAACAAAGGACTGCAAAAGGATGAACAGAACATGTGG GATGAACAGAACAAAGGACTGCAAAAGGATAAACAGAACAAAGGACTGCAAGAGGATGAACTGAACAAAGGACTGCAAGAGAATGAACTGAACAAAGGACTGCAAGAGGATGAACTAAACAAAGGACTGCCAGAGGATGAACAGAACAAAGGACTGCAAGAGGATGAACAGAACAAAGGACTGCAAGAGGATGAACAGAACAAAGGATATACGATGGTGAACAGAACAAAACAAGGCCACATGATAAACAGAACAAAGGATTTAAGATGA